From one Cucurbita pepo subsp. pepo cultivar mu-cu-16 chromosome LG17, ASM280686v2, whole genome shotgun sequence genomic stretch:
- the LOC111778891 gene encoding serine hydroxymethyltransferase 4 yields the protein MDPVNAWGNTPLEAVDPEIFDLIEKEKRRQCRGIELIASENFTSFAVIEALGSALTNKYSEGMPGNRYYGGNEFIDEIENLCRSRALQAFHVDPAKWGVNVQPYSGSPANFAAYTALLQPHDRIMGLDLPSGGHLTHGYYTSGGKKISATSIYFESLPYKVNSSTGYIDYEKLEEKALDFRPKLIICGGSAYPRDWDYAKFRAIADKCGALLLCDMAHISGLVAAQEAANPFEYCDVVTTTTHKSLRGPRAGMIFYRKGPKPPKKGQPEDAVYDFEDKINFSVFPALQGGPHNHQIGALAVALKQAMAPGFKVYAKQVKANAVALGNYLMSKGYKLVTGGTENHLVLWDLRPLGLTGNKVEKLCDLCNITVNKNAVFGDSSALAPGGVRIGAPAMTSRGLVEKDFEQIAEFLHRAITITLNIQKEYGKLLKDFNKGLVNNKEIEELKADVEKFSASFDMPGFLMSEMKYKD from the exons ATGGATCCCGTCAATGCATGGGGCAACACTCCTCTTGAAGCTGTCGACCCTGAGATCTTCGATCTAATCGAGAAGGAGAAGCGTCGACAATGCCGTGGAATCGAGCTTATTGCCTCTGAGAATTTCACTTCCTTCGCTGTCATCGAGGCCCTCGGTAGCGCCTTGACCAACAAATACTCCGAGGGCATGCCGGGTAACCGATACTATGGTGGCAACGAGTTCATCGACGAGATCGAGAATCTCTGCCGTTCTAGAGCCCTCCAGGCCTTCCATGTCGATCCTGCCAAATGGGGCGTAAATGTCCAGCCCTACTCTGGTTCTCCGGCGAATTTCGCTGCCTACACGGCGTTGCTTCAGCCGCATGACCGTATTATGGGGCTGGATCTTCCTTCTGGTGGCCATTTGACGCATGGTTACTACACTTCCGGTGGGAAGAAGATCTCTGCTACCTCGATTTACTTCGAGAGTTTGCCTTACAAGGTTAATTCCTCCACTGGATATATTGATTACGAGAAGTTGGAGGAGAAGGCTTTGGATTTCAGGCCGAAGCTGATTATCTGTGGTGGCAGTGCATACCCTAGGGACTGGGATTACGCCAAATTCAGAGCAATTGCCGACAAATGTGGTGCCCTTCTGCTTTGTGATATGGCTCACATTAGTGGTCTCGTTGCTGCTCAG GAAGCTGCAAACCCGTTCGAGTATTGTGACGTTGTCACGACCACAACTCACAAGAGTTTGAGGGGTCCGAGGGCTGGTATGATCTTCTATAGGAAGGGTCCAAAGCCACCAAAGAAGGGTCAGCCTGAGGATGCTGTTTATGACTTCGAAGACAAGATCAACTTCTCTGTCTTCCCTGCCCTTCAAGGTGGCCCTCACAATCACCAAATTGGTGCTTTAGCTGTTGCCTTGAAGCAGGCTATGGCCCCCGGGTTCAAGGTCTATGCAAAACAAGTTAAGGCCAATGCTGTAGCCCTTGGAAATTACCTGATGAGCAAGGGCTACAAGCTTGTCACTGGCGGAACTGAGAACCACCTCGTTCTCTGGGATCTTCGTCCTCTAGGATTGACTG GCAACAAGGTTGAAAAGCTTTGCGACCTGTGCAACATTACTGTAAACAAGAACGCCGTGTTCGGCGACAGCAGTGCATTGGCTCCCGGAGGTGTTCGGATCG GTGCACCTGCCATGACATCGAGAGGTTTGGTCGAGAAAGACTTCGAACAGATCGCAGAGTTCCTTCACCGTGCTATAACCATCACCTTGAACATCCAGAAGGAATATGGAAAGCTGTTGAAGGACTTCAACAAGGGTCTGGTAAACAACAAGGAAATCGAAGAGCTCAAGGCCGACGTTGAGAAATTCTCTGCCTCATTCGACATGCCCGGTTTCCTCATGTCCGAGATGAAGTACAAGGACTAG
- the LOC111779090 gene encoding uncharacterized protein At1g28695-like, which produces MDFSKVSGGNYVIPSIFFAGVFALCIWSSSVSNPFILLSNGRYCSNTKLQNQNNTSNFDSVAPRDELESALARASMANKTVIIAVINKAYANQEPEAVTTMLDVFLDSFWLGEGTQSLVNHLLFVAVDQTAYDRCRFLRLHCYRLVTDGVDFGGEKLYMSEDFIKMMWSRTEFLLEVLRRGYNFIFTDTDVMWLRNPFKKLSSNKTEDLQISTDGFSGNPWSEENNFINTGFYYVRSNNKTISLFQNWYDLKDNSTGKKEQDVLLELIHGGIIAKLGLKVRFLDTLFFSGFCQDSRDPREVTTVHANCCRSIAAKVGDLRTVLYDWKKFRKTNSYNATAGFKWSPHLGCANSWKR; this is translated from the exons ATGGATTTCTCGAAGGTTTCCGGTGGAAATTATGTGATTCCGTCTATCTTCTTCGCTGGAGTTTTCGCTTTATGCATCTGGTCTTCCTCTGTTTCCAAtcctttcattcttctttccaacGGACGCTATTGCAGCAACACGAAGCTTCAAAATCAG AATAATACCAGCAATTTCGATTCTGTTGCACCACGAGACGAGCTTGAATCGGCTTTAGCCAGAGCGTCAATGGCGAACAAGACGGTGATAATCGCTGTCATAAACAAGGCGTACGCCAATCAAGAACCGGAAGCCGTGACGACTATGCTCGACGTGTTTCTCGACAGTTTCTGGCTAGGAGAAGGCACTCAAAGTTTGGTAAATCACCTCCTCTTCGTCGCCGTCGATCAGACGGCATACGACCGGTGCCGGTTCCTTCGTCTGCACTGCTACCGACTGGTAACAGATGGCGTCGATTTCGGCGGCGAAAAGCTTTACATGTCGGAGGAtttcatcaagatgatgtGGAGTAGGACTGAGTTTCTTTTGGAAGTCCTCAGACGGGGATACAACTTCATCTTCACG GACACAGACGTAATGTGGCTTCGAAACCCATTTAAGAAGCTAAGCTCCAACAAAACAGAGGACCTCCAAATCAGCACCGACGGCTTCTCCGGCAACCCATGGAGTGAAGAAAACAACTTCATAAACACCGGATTCTACTACGTCCGATCAAACAACAAAACGATTTCCCTCTTCCAGAACTGGTACGATCTGAAGGACAATTCCACAGGGAAGAAAGAACAGGACGTTCTTTTAGAGCTCATCCATGGCGGAATCATCGCTAAACTTGGCCTTAAAGTCCGATTCCTTGACACCCTGTTCTTCAGCGGCTTCTGCCAAGACAGTCGGGACCCAAGGGAGGTAACGACGGTTCACGCCAACTGCTGTCGGAGCATCGCCGCCAAAGTGGGCGATCTCCGGACAGTGCTTTATGATTGGAAGAAGTTTAGGAAGACGAATTCTTATAATGCGACGGCGGGGTTTAAGTGGTCGCCGCATTTGGGGTGCGCGAATTCGTGGAAAAGGTAA
- the LOC111778582 gene encoding tubulin-folding cofactor D isoform X1, with protein MAATTETAPKNEEFDGMVTYDDDDEHESKERVIQKYFLQEWKLVKSILDDIASNGRVSDLSSVHKIRSIMDKYQEQGQLVEPYLEIIVSPLMSLVCSKATELDVASNEVLEAIKPICIIIYTLVTVCGYKAVIRFFPHQVSDLELAVSLLERCQNTNSVTTLRQESTGEMEAQCVILLWLSILVLVPFDISTVDSSLSSTNSLAKFEPSPLVLRIISFCKDYLASAGPMRTMAGLLLARLLTRPDMPKAFISFIEWTHEALSATTNDIMDHFRLLGAAGALASIFKTGDRKLLLDVVPQVWNDTSTLIKSNTAVRSPLLRKYLLKLTQRIGLTCLPHRAASWHYVSRTSSLGDNISAPVSVGTHKCTPINAVELSDVCQSSTSLEDEDMEVPEIIEEIIETLLTGLKDTDTVVRWSAAKGLGRVTSRLTSALSEEVLSSILELFSPGEGDGSWHGGCLALAELARRGLLLPHSLPQVVPIVVKALHYDIRRGPHSVGSHVRDAAAYVCWAFGRAYHHTDMREILKQLAPHLLTVACYDREVNCRRAAAAAFQENVGRQGNYPHGIDIVNTADYFSLASRVTSYLKVAVCISQYEGFLLPFIDELLCNKICHWDKGLRELAADALSALVKYDPEYFASYAVEKLIPCTLSSDLCMRHGATLAVGEVVLSLHQCGHILSSDIQKRVAGIVPAIEKARLYRGKGGEIMRAAVSRFIECISLSHLPLLEKTKRMLLDALNENLRHPNSQIQNAAVKSLKPFVLAYLATADAGKSGNITTKYLEQLSDPNVAIRRGSALALSVLPYEFLANRWKDVLLKLCCSCAIEDNPDDRDAEARVNAVRGLVSVCETLVQGREFSNVDELPLLYLIKDEVMASLFKALDDYSVDNRGDVGSWVREAAMIGLEKCTYILCAIDSNGFTKKLNSVGSEQESLHCEMADKDQTNSFFDSSMATSLVGGICKQAVEKLDKLREAAAMVLQRILYNKVILVPHIPFRDTLEEIIPDDPNMKWAVPAVSYPHFVRLLQFGCYSKTVMSGLVISIGGMQDSLSKASISALMEYLEGDAIGDLDKRSRKGMLFTDLLWILQRYKKCDRVIIPTFKTIEILFSKRILLNMEVHLSSFCNGILDSLEIEMKGSKDFSKLYAGISILGYITSLSEPVNSRAFVHLLTFLSHRYPKIRKASAEQVYLVLLQNGDFVPEDKIEQALEIVSNTCWEGDLENAKLQRQELSDIAGIEINLHPVRAPEKEVKNRFSASDENATYSSLVESTGF; from the exons ATGGCGGCAACGACTGAAACAGCCCCAAAGAACGAGGAGTTTGACGGAATGGTAACGTACGACGACGATGACGAGCATGAATCGAAGGAGAGGGTAATCCAGAAGTATTTTCTTCAAGAATGGAAGCTCGTCAAATCCATTCTCGATGATATAGCTTCAAATGGACGCGTTTCCGATTTATCGTCCGTCCACAAGATCCGATCCATT ATGGACAAATATCAAGAACAGGGTCAGCTGGTAGAGCCCTATTTGGAGATCATAGTCTCTCCTTTGATGTCTCTAGTTTGTTCTAAAGCAACTGAACTTGATGTAGCTTCCAACGAAGTACTTGAAGCAATAAAGCCAATATGCATCATTATCTATACTTTAGTTACGGTCTGTGGATACAAGGCTGTCATCAGGTTCTTCCCACATCAGGTTTCTGATTTGGAACTTGCTGTGTCTCTCTTGGAGAGGTGTCAAAATACAAACTCGGTGACCACATTGCGACAAGAGAGTACTGGAGAGATGGAGGCTCAATGTGTGATACTTCTGTGGCTTTCAATACTTGTGTTGGTTCCATTTGATATTTCCACTGTCGATTCAAGCTTATCCAGCACCAATAGTTTAGCTAAATTTGAaccatctccattggtgtTGAGAATTATAAGCTTCTGCAAGGATTACCTTGCAAGTGCGGGGCCTATGCGAACAATGGCTGGGTTGTTGCTTGCGAGACTTTTAACACGCCCAGATATGCCTAAGGCTTTTATCAG CTTTATTGAATGGACGCATGAGGCCTTATCTGCCACAACAAATGATATCATGGATCACTTTCGGTTGCTTGGTGCTGCAGGAGCATTAGCTTCCATTTTCAAg ACTGGTGATAGAAAACTTTTGCTTGATGTGGTACCTCAAGTTTGGAATGACACCTCAACGTTAATCAAGTCCAACACTGCTGTTCGGAGTCCATTACTTCGCAAGTACTTGCTGAAATTAACTCAGCGAATCGGGCTTACGTGCTTGCCTCATCGTGCTGCTTCCTGGCATTATGTG AGTAGAACCAGCTCCCTTGGTGACAATATTTCTGCTCCTGTGTCCGTAGGAACACATAAATGCACTCCTATTAATGCTGTTGAGCTGTCTGACGTCTGTCAAAGCTCCACCAGCTTGGAAGACGAAGACATGGAAGTTCCTGAAATTATAGAAGAGATTATCGAGACATTGCTCACTGGATTGAAAGATACG GACACTGTTGTTCGATGGTCTGCTGCAAAGGGCTTAGGTCGTGTAACTTCTCGTCTTACATCTGCGCTTTCAGAAGAGGTTTTGTCATCCATATTGGAACTATTTTCCCCAGGGGAG GGTGATGGTTCATGGCATGGAGGTTGTTTGGCGCTAGCTGAGTTAGCTCGCAGAGGGTTGCTCTTACCGCATAGTCTTCCTCAAGTTGTACCTATTGTTGTGAAg GCATTACATTATGATATTCGAAGAGGTCCACATAGTGTTGGTTCTCATGTACGTGATGCTGCTGCATATGTTTGTTGGGCATTTGGCCGTGCTTATCATCACACAGACatgagagagattttgaaacaaCTTGCTCCACATCTCCTAACAGTCGCTTGTTATGATCGTGAG GTTAACTGTAGAAGAGCAGCCGCAGCAGCTTTTCAGGAAAATGTTGGAAGACAAGGGAATTATCCACATGGCATTGATATAGTGAATACTGCTGACTATTTTTCACTTGCGTCTCGAGTAACTTCATACCTGAAAGTTGCTGTGTGTATAAGTCAATACGAGgggtttcttcttccatttattGATGAACTGCTGTGCAACAAAATATGTCATTGG GATAAAGGCTTGAGAGAACTTGCTGCAGATGCTCTTTCTGCCCTTGTAAAATATGATCCTGAATATTTTGCAAGCTATGCTGTAGAGAAGTTAATTCCTTGCACTCTCTCATCTGACTTGTGCATGCGCCATGGTGCAACTTTGGCAGTGGGTGAAGTGGTTTTATCTTTACATCAATGCGGACATATTCTTTCTTCTG ATATACAGAAACGTGTGGCTGGCATTGTTCCTGCTATTGAAAAGGCACGTCTATATCGTGGAAAGGGTGGTGAGATAATGCGTGCAGCTGTTTCTCGTTTCATTGAGTGTATTTCTTTATCTCATTTGCCATTGTTGGAAAAAACAAAGCGAATGTTGCTTGATGCTCTTAATGAGAATTTGAGACATCCGAATTCTCAGATTCAG AATGCGGCTGTAAAATCTTTGAAACCATTTGTGCTAGCATATCTAGCCACTGCAGACGCCGGCAAGTCTGGCAATATAACTACAAAATACTTGGAACAGTTGAGCGATCCCAATGTGGCTATCAGAAGAGGATCAGCTCTAGCATTAAGCGTTTTGCCTTATGAATTCTTGGCCAACAGGTGGAAAGACGTGCTTCTGAAACTTTGTTGCTCATGTGCAATTGAG GATAATCCTGATGATAGGGATGCCGAAGCTCGAGTGAATGCTGTCAGAGGGCTTGTTTCAGTATGTGAGACATTAGTTCAGGGAAGAGAATTCTCAAACGTCGATGAATTACCATTGTTATATCTGATCAAGGATGAAGTAATGGCAAGTTTATTTAAAGCTCTTGATGACTACTCTGTTGATAACAGAGGCGATGTTGGTTCTTGGGTTCGTGAGGCTGCTATGATTGGTCTTGAGAAATGTACATATATTCTTTGTGCGATAGATTCTAATGGCttcactaaaaaattaaactcgGTTGGTTCTGAACAAGAGTCACTCCATTGTGAGATGGCTGATAAAGACCAAACAAATTCCTTCTTTGATTCATCTATGGCTACTAGTTTAGTGGGAGGAATTTGCAAACAAGCTGTAGAGAAGCTGGACAAGTTAAGGGAAGCAGCAGCGATGGTTCTTCAACGGATATTATACAACAAGGTTATCCTTGTTCCACATATTCCTTTCCGAGATACCTTAGAAGAAATTATTCCTGATGATCCAAATATGAAATGGGCG GTCCCTGCAGTTTCATATCCTCATTTTGTACGGCTGCTGCAATTTGGTTGTTATAGTAAAACTGTAATGTCTGGGTTGGTTATCTCTATTGGTGGTATGCAAGATTCATTGAGCAAGGCATCAATATCTGCTTTGATGGAATATCTTGAAGGAGATGCAATTGGAGATCTGGATAAGAGGTCTAGGAAGGGAATGCTATTTACAGATCTTCTTTGGATCCTTCAAAGGTATAAGAAATGTGACAGAGTCATTATACCAACTTTCAAG ACCATCGAGATTCTTTTCAGCAAGAGGATATTATTGAACATGGAG GTTCACCTATCGAGCTTTTGTAATGGCATTTTGGATTCCTTGGAAATTGAGATGAAGGGGTCAAAAGACTTCTCGAAGTTATATGCTGGAATTTCTATACTTGGTTATATTACTTCACTTTCGGAACCCGTTAATTCTCGAGCGTTCGTTCATCTTCTCACTTTCCTTAGCCATCGATACCCCAAG ATTCGGAAAGCTTCTGCGGAACAAGTTTACCTTGTTCTTCTACAAAATGGGGATTTTGTGCCTGAAGATAAGATTGAGCAAGCACTTGAAATAGTCTCCAACACTTGCTGGGAAGGGGACTTGGAAAATGCAAAACTCCAAAGGCAGGAACTGTCTGACATTGCTGGAATAGAAATCAATCTACATCCCGTGCGGGCTCCTGAGAAGGAAGTCAAGAATCGATTTTCAGCTTCGGATGAAAACGCTACCTATTCTTCATTGGTCGAGTCAACCGGATTCTGA
- the LOC111778582 gene encoding tubulin-folding cofactor D isoform X2 yields the protein MDKYQEQGQLVEPYLEIIVSPLMSLVCSKATELDVASNEVLEAIKPICIIIYTLVTVCGYKAVIRFFPHQVSDLELAVSLLERCQNTNSVTTLRQESTGEMEAQCVILLWLSILVLVPFDISTVDSSLSSTNSLAKFEPSPLVLRIISFCKDYLASAGPMRTMAGLLLARLLTRPDMPKAFISFIEWTHEALSATTNDIMDHFRLLGAAGALASIFKTGDRKLLLDVVPQVWNDTSTLIKSNTAVRSPLLRKYLLKLTQRIGLTCLPHRAASWHYVSRTSSLGDNISAPVSVGTHKCTPINAVELSDVCQSSTSLEDEDMEVPEIIEEIIETLLTGLKDTDTVVRWSAAKGLGRVTSRLTSALSEEVLSSILELFSPGEGDGSWHGGCLALAELARRGLLLPHSLPQVVPIVVKALHYDIRRGPHSVGSHVRDAAAYVCWAFGRAYHHTDMREILKQLAPHLLTVACYDREVNCRRAAAAAFQENVGRQGNYPHGIDIVNTADYFSLASRVTSYLKVAVCISQYEGFLLPFIDELLCNKICHWDKGLRELAADALSALVKYDPEYFASYAVEKLIPCTLSSDLCMRHGATLAVGEVVLSLHQCGHILSSDIQKRVAGIVPAIEKARLYRGKGGEIMRAAVSRFIECISLSHLPLLEKTKRMLLDALNENLRHPNSQIQNAAVKSLKPFVLAYLATADAGKSGNITTKYLEQLSDPNVAIRRGSALALSVLPYEFLANRWKDVLLKLCCSCAIEDNPDDRDAEARVNAVRGLVSVCETLVQGREFSNVDELPLLYLIKDEVMASLFKALDDYSVDNRGDVGSWVREAAMIGLEKCTYILCAIDSNGFTKKLNSVGSEQESLHCEMADKDQTNSFFDSSMATSLVGGICKQAVEKLDKLREAAAMVLQRILYNKVILVPHIPFRDTLEEIIPDDPNMKWAVPAVSYPHFVRLLQFGCYSKTVMSGLVISIGGMQDSLSKASISALMEYLEGDAIGDLDKRSRKGMLFTDLLWILQRYKKCDRVIIPTFKTIEILFSKRILLNMEVHLSSFCNGILDSLEIEMKGSKDFSKLYAGISILGYITSLSEPVNSRAFVHLLTFLSHRYPKIRKASAEQVYLVLLQNGDFVPEDKIEQALEIVSNTCWEGDLENAKLQRQELSDIAGIEINLHPVRAPEKEVKNRFSASDENATYSSLVESTGF from the exons ATGGACAAATATCAAGAACAGGGTCAGCTGGTAGAGCCCTATTTGGAGATCATAGTCTCTCCTTTGATGTCTCTAGTTTGTTCTAAAGCAACTGAACTTGATGTAGCTTCCAACGAAGTACTTGAAGCAATAAAGCCAATATGCATCATTATCTATACTTTAGTTACGGTCTGTGGATACAAGGCTGTCATCAGGTTCTTCCCACATCAGGTTTCTGATTTGGAACTTGCTGTGTCTCTCTTGGAGAGGTGTCAAAATACAAACTCGGTGACCACATTGCGACAAGAGAGTACTGGAGAGATGGAGGCTCAATGTGTGATACTTCTGTGGCTTTCAATACTTGTGTTGGTTCCATTTGATATTTCCACTGTCGATTCAAGCTTATCCAGCACCAATAGTTTAGCTAAATTTGAaccatctccattggtgtTGAGAATTATAAGCTTCTGCAAGGATTACCTTGCAAGTGCGGGGCCTATGCGAACAATGGCTGGGTTGTTGCTTGCGAGACTTTTAACACGCCCAGATATGCCTAAGGCTTTTATCAG CTTTATTGAATGGACGCATGAGGCCTTATCTGCCACAACAAATGATATCATGGATCACTTTCGGTTGCTTGGTGCTGCAGGAGCATTAGCTTCCATTTTCAAg ACTGGTGATAGAAAACTTTTGCTTGATGTGGTACCTCAAGTTTGGAATGACACCTCAACGTTAATCAAGTCCAACACTGCTGTTCGGAGTCCATTACTTCGCAAGTACTTGCTGAAATTAACTCAGCGAATCGGGCTTACGTGCTTGCCTCATCGTGCTGCTTCCTGGCATTATGTG AGTAGAACCAGCTCCCTTGGTGACAATATTTCTGCTCCTGTGTCCGTAGGAACACATAAATGCACTCCTATTAATGCTGTTGAGCTGTCTGACGTCTGTCAAAGCTCCACCAGCTTGGAAGACGAAGACATGGAAGTTCCTGAAATTATAGAAGAGATTATCGAGACATTGCTCACTGGATTGAAAGATACG GACACTGTTGTTCGATGGTCTGCTGCAAAGGGCTTAGGTCGTGTAACTTCTCGTCTTACATCTGCGCTTTCAGAAGAGGTTTTGTCATCCATATTGGAACTATTTTCCCCAGGGGAG GGTGATGGTTCATGGCATGGAGGTTGTTTGGCGCTAGCTGAGTTAGCTCGCAGAGGGTTGCTCTTACCGCATAGTCTTCCTCAAGTTGTACCTATTGTTGTGAAg GCATTACATTATGATATTCGAAGAGGTCCACATAGTGTTGGTTCTCATGTACGTGATGCTGCTGCATATGTTTGTTGGGCATTTGGCCGTGCTTATCATCACACAGACatgagagagattttgaaacaaCTTGCTCCACATCTCCTAACAGTCGCTTGTTATGATCGTGAG GTTAACTGTAGAAGAGCAGCCGCAGCAGCTTTTCAGGAAAATGTTGGAAGACAAGGGAATTATCCACATGGCATTGATATAGTGAATACTGCTGACTATTTTTCACTTGCGTCTCGAGTAACTTCATACCTGAAAGTTGCTGTGTGTATAAGTCAATACGAGgggtttcttcttccatttattGATGAACTGCTGTGCAACAAAATATGTCATTGG GATAAAGGCTTGAGAGAACTTGCTGCAGATGCTCTTTCTGCCCTTGTAAAATATGATCCTGAATATTTTGCAAGCTATGCTGTAGAGAAGTTAATTCCTTGCACTCTCTCATCTGACTTGTGCATGCGCCATGGTGCAACTTTGGCAGTGGGTGAAGTGGTTTTATCTTTACATCAATGCGGACATATTCTTTCTTCTG ATATACAGAAACGTGTGGCTGGCATTGTTCCTGCTATTGAAAAGGCACGTCTATATCGTGGAAAGGGTGGTGAGATAATGCGTGCAGCTGTTTCTCGTTTCATTGAGTGTATTTCTTTATCTCATTTGCCATTGTTGGAAAAAACAAAGCGAATGTTGCTTGATGCTCTTAATGAGAATTTGAGACATCCGAATTCTCAGATTCAG AATGCGGCTGTAAAATCTTTGAAACCATTTGTGCTAGCATATCTAGCCACTGCAGACGCCGGCAAGTCTGGCAATATAACTACAAAATACTTGGAACAGTTGAGCGATCCCAATGTGGCTATCAGAAGAGGATCAGCTCTAGCATTAAGCGTTTTGCCTTATGAATTCTTGGCCAACAGGTGGAAAGACGTGCTTCTGAAACTTTGTTGCTCATGTGCAATTGAG GATAATCCTGATGATAGGGATGCCGAAGCTCGAGTGAATGCTGTCAGAGGGCTTGTTTCAGTATGTGAGACATTAGTTCAGGGAAGAGAATTCTCAAACGTCGATGAATTACCATTGTTATATCTGATCAAGGATGAAGTAATGGCAAGTTTATTTAAAGCTCTTGATGACTACTCTGTTGATAACAGAGGCGATGTTGGTTCTTGGGTTCGTGAGGCTGCTATGATTGGTCTTGAGAAATGTACATATATTCTTTGTGCGATAGATTCTAATGGCttcactaaaaaattaaactcgGTTGGTTCTGAACAAGAGTCACTCCATTGTGAGATGGCTGATAAAGACCAAACAAATTCCTTCTTTGATTCATCTATGGCTACTAGTTTAGTGGGAGGAATTTGCAAACAAGCTGTAGAGAAGCTGGACAAGTTAAGGGAAGCAGCAGCGATGGTTCTTCAACGGATATTATACAACAAGGTTATCCTTGTTCCACATATTCCTTTCCGAGATACCTTAGAAGAAATTATTCCTGATGATCCAAATATGAAATGGGCG GTCCCTGCAGTTTCATATCCTCATTTTGTACGGCTGCTGCAATTTGGTTGTTATAGTAAAACTGTAATGTCTGGGTTGGTTATCTCTATTGGTGGTATGCAAGATTCATTGAGCAAGGCATCAATATCTGCTTTGATGGAATATCTTGAAGGAGATGCAATTGGAGATCTGGATAAGAGGTCTAGGAAGGGAATGCTATTTACAGATCTTCTTTGGATCCTTCAAAGGTATAAGAAATGTGACAGAGTCATTATACCAACTTTCAAG ACCATCGAGATTCTTTTCAGCAAGAGGATATTATTGAACATGGAG GTTCACCTATCGAGCTTTTGTAATGGCATTTTGGATTCCTTGGAAATTGAGATGAAGGGGTCAAAAGACTTCTCGAAGTTATATGCTGGAATTTCTATACTTGGTTATATTACTTCACTTTCGGAACCCGTTAATTCTCGAGCGTTCGTTCATCTTCTCACTTTCCTTAGCCATCGATACCCCAAG ATTCGGAAAGCTTCTGCGGAACAAGTTTACCTTGTTCTTCTACAAAATGGGGATTTTGTGCCTGAAGATAAGATTGAGCAAGCACTTGAAATAGTCTCCAACACTTGCTGGGAAGGGGACTTGGAAAATGCAAAACTCCAAAGGCAGGAACTGTCTGACATTGCTGGAATAGAAATCAATCTACATCCCGTGCGGGCTCCTGAGAAGGAAGTCAAGAATCGATTTTCAGCTTCGGATGAAAACGCTACCTATTCTTCATTGGTCGAGTCAACCGGATTCTGA
- the LOC111778245 gene encoding cysteine-rich repeat secretory protein 15-like codes for MMRRNLEFHSNKTLQSPFHLLFLLLFWCSISHGFPIRAHLFIYAGCSNEKYQPNSQFESNFKALISSMLSSSSQLTYNAYAIGNDSSILGEGAIFGVYQCRGDLGLADCSKCIQSGVNQVHLICPKSYGASLQLEGCYVRYEHFDFLGKLDTSVRYKKCSQSSSTDVEFFRRRDDVLADMQAGAGSGNGFRVSSSGLVQGFAQCLGDLSSQDCSSCLGDVVGKLKSLCGSAVAVDVFLGQCYARYWASGFYPNSSVSSSDDQAGKTVAIIVGVVAALAILVVLLSVCRRAMGK; via the exons atGATGAGAAGAAACCTTGAATTTCACTCAAACAAAACCCTTCAATCACCTTTTCATctcttatttcttcttctattttggtGTTCCATCTCCCATGGCTTCCCAATTAGAGCCCATCTCTTCATTTATGCAGGCTGTTCCAATGAAAAATACCAACCCAATTCCCAGtttgaatcaaatttcaaagcttTGATATCATCAATGCTCTCCTCATCTTCCCAACTCACATACAATGCCTATGCAATTGGAAATGACTCCTCAATTTTGGGTGAAGGAGCAATTTTTGGAGTGTATCAATGTAGAGGGGACTTGGGTTTAGCTGATTGTTCAAAGTGTATTCAAAGTGGAGTCAACCAAGTTCACTTGATATGCCCTAAGTCCTATGGGGCATCCCTACAATTGGAGGGTTGTTATGTGAGATATGAGCACTTTGATTTCTTGGGCAAGTTGGATACAAGTGTGAGATACAAGAAGTGTAGTCAAAGCTCGAGCACCGACGTCGAGTTCTTTCGGAGGCGAGACGACGTGCTCGCTGATATGCAAGCCGGGGCAGGGTCCGGGAACGGGTTTAGGGTTAGTAGTTCAGGGTTGGTTCAGGGTTTTGCTCAATGTTTGGGGGATTTGAGTTCACAAGATTGTTCATCATGTCTTGGTGATGTTGTTGGGAAGTTGAAGAGCTTATGTGGTTCAGCTGTTGCTGTTGATGTCTTCTTGGGACAGTGTTATGCTCGCTATTGGGCCTCTGGCTTCTACCCTAATTCTTCTG TTTCTTCGAGCGACGACCAAGCAGGGAAGACCGTTGCGATCATCGTCGGGGTCGTCGCCGCCCTCGCCATCCTTGTTGTTCTCCTCTCAGTTTGTAGAAGAGCAATGggtaaataa